In Verrucomicrobiota bacterium, one genomic interval encodes:
- a CDS encoding MotA/TolQ/ExbB proton channel family protein has protein sequence MIPICLFAEMELLFIWRQATLEAKCIIVFLAIFSIAAWSVMAAKALQMRRAKKLNTLFEAEYNRQTSVMMIYDRRVQAEGCPMFSVYNGGCTSLDAQLKTPEAGRKKFISLKAMEHVKRALENKVAEESLKLESGLILLAIAVSGAPFLGLLGTVWGVMSTFTHIAMKGEATLATMAPGVAAALITTVAGLLVAIPSMFGYNWLVHNLRTITVQMDNFAQELVSRMENEYLEEK, from the coding sequence GTGATACCCATTTGTCTATTTGCGGAGATGGAATTGCTCTTCATCTGGCGTCAGGCGACGCTGGAAGCGAAGTGCATCATCGTTTTTTTGGCCATCTTTTCCATCGCTGCGTGGTCGGTGATGGCGGCGAAGGCGCTACAAATGCGCCGCGCCAAGAAACTCAACACCCTGTTCGAGGCGGAGTATAATCGGCAGACCTCGGTGATGATGATTTACGACCGGCGCGTTCAGGCGGAGGGTTGTCCGATGTTTTCCGTCTATAATGGTGGATGCACGAGTTTGGACGCACAATTAAAGACGCCGGAAGCCGGGCGAAAAAAGTTTATTTCGCTCAAGGCCATGGAGCATGTGAAACGGGCACTCGAAAACAAGGTGGCCGAGGAATCCTTGAAACTGGAGTCGGGCCTGATCCTGCTGGCCATCGCGGTCAGCGGCGCGCCGTTCCTGGGATTGCTGGGCACCGTCTGGGGCGTGATGAGCACGTTCACGCACATTGCCATGAAAGGCGAAGCCACCCTGGCCACCATGGCCCCTGGTGTCGCCGCCGCGCTGATCACTACCGTCGCCGGCCTCTTGGTCGCCATCCCGTCCATGTTTGGTTACAACTGGCTGGTACACAATTTGCGCACCATCACCGTGCAAATGGACAATTTCGCCCAGGAACTGGTGTCCCGGATGGAGAACGAATACCTGGAGGAAAAGTAA
- a CDS encoding GAF domain-containing protein: MENNATRTVESHEPHAAILLAGNCDEHKHELAGQLQAAGYQILFPPNVDEAVKAITVADLMILTVESVNDAVLAVLNGIWDSETAWQVPLIVIVDKADATATARCVELGAEDCLVWPINPEWLGARVQAGIQRKQLWDQKIAAHELVLKEKQEAELLVSSLIPLGVRMLCEPNPGKLMETILVESMRLTDCEGGTIYLRTDDDQLKFLLVRNDMMDLNMGGSTGKPITFAPLRLRDDAGKPNHQYVSCYAAITGQTIHVEDAYQTGRFDFSGTRAFDTQTGYHSQSFLTIPLKNQRQQVIGVLQLINAREARTGRIKAFESSFQPTIEAFAVLAAAILETYRTQLR, encoded by the coding sequence ATGGAAAACAACGCTACACGGACAGTTGAGAGCCATGAGCCGCACGCCGCCATTCTGCTGGCCGGCAACTGCGACGAACACAAGCATGAACTCGCTGGGCAATTGCAGGCCGCCGGGTATCAAATACTTTTTCCACCCAATGTGGACGAGGCGGTCAAGGCAATCACAGTGGCTGATCTAATGATTCTCACGGTGGAGAGCGTCAACGACGCTGTGTTGGCCGTGTTGAATGGCATCTGGGATTCCGAGACCGCCTGGCAGGTCCCACTGATTGTCATTGTGGATAAGGCAGATGCGACTGCGACTGCCCGCTGCGTGGAACTGGGCGCTGAGGATTGCCTGGTCTGGCCGATCAACCCGGAATGGCTGGGGGCGCGGGTGCAGGCCGGTATTCAGCGCAAACAATTGTGGGACCAGAAAATAGCCGCTCACGAGTTGGTGTTGAAGGAGAAGCAGGAAGCCGAGTTGTTGGTCAGCAGTTTGATTCCCTTGGGGGTCCGGATGCTCTGCGAACCCAATCCGGGCAAGTTAATGGAAACCATCTTGGTGGAAAGCATGCGCCTGACCGATTGCGAAGGCGGCACGATCTACCTGCGCACGGACGATGACCAGTTGAAATTCCTGCTCGTGCGCAATGATATGATGGATCTCAACATGGGTGGCAGCACGGGCAAGCCCATCACGTTTGCCCCCTTGCGCCTGCGGGATGATGCCGGCAAGCCGAATCACCAATACGTGTCTTGCTACGCCGCTATTACTGGGCAGACCATTCATGTGGAGGATGCATACCAAACCGGACGTTTTGATTTTTCCGGCACGCGCGCCTTTGACACGCAGACTGGCTACCACTCTCAATCATTTTTGACCATTCCGCTGAAAAACCAACGGCAACAGGTCATTGGCGTCCTGCAACTCATCAATGCCCGCGAGGCACGCACTGGGCGCATCAAAGCCTTTGAGTCCAGTTTTCAGCCCACAATTGAGGCCTTTGCGGTGCTGGCGGCGGCCATTTTGGAAACGTACCGAACCCAATTGCGATGA
- a CDS encoding carbon-nitrogen hydrolase, giving the protein MKRRASEVTLGLPQTACSADPRENLAKTLAAAERAAKAGAQIICTQELFRSQYFCQSEDYAHFKLAEPIPGPSTEAFQKLARQRRVVVIASLFEKRAPGVYHNTAVIIDADGSLLGRYRKMHIPDDPLYYEKFYFAPGDLGFRAWPTRYGRIGVLICWDQWYPEAARLTALQGAQILFYPTAIGWHPSEKAAAGAAQHDAWETIQRSHAVANGCYVAAVNRVGHEQPAGGDGIEFWGQSFVAGTSGQILAKASADREENLLVTVDLAQVELTRTHWPFMRDRRIDAYEPLTRRWLD; this is encoded by the coding sequence ATGAAACGTCGCGCTTCTGAAGTTACCTTGGGACTGCCGCAAACGGCTTGTTCCGCAGATCCACGGGAAAACCTGGCGAAAACCTTGGCGGCCGCTGAACGGGCTGCCAAAGCTGGCGCGCAAATCATCTGCACTCAGGAACTCTTCCGTTCCCAGTATTTCTGCCAGAGTGAGGATTACGCCCATTTCAAGCTGGCCGAACCCATCCCCGGTCCCAGCACGGAGGCGTTCCAGAAATTGGCGCGCCAGCGGCGGGTGGTGGTCATTGCCTCCCTGTTTGAAAAACGCGCACCGGGTGTCTATCATAACACGGCGGTGATTATTGACGCCGATGGTTCGCTGCTGGGCCGCTATCGCAAGATGCATATCCCGGATGATCCCTTATACTACGAAAAGTTTTATTTTGCGCCGGGCGATCTGGGTTTTCGCGCCTGGCCGACGCGCTATGGCAGGATTGGGGTGTTGATTTGTTGGGATCAGTGGTACCCAGAGGCCGCGCGCCTGACCGCCTTGCAGGGGGCGCAAATCTTGTTTTACCCCACGGCCATTGGCTGGCATCCGTCCGAAAAAGCGGCGGCGGGCGCGGCCCAGCACGATGCCTGGGAGACCATCCAACGCTCGCACGCGGTGGCCAACGGCTGTTATGTGGCCGCTGTCAACCGGGTGGGCCACGAGCAGCCCGCCGGCGGGGACGGCATCGAGTTTTGGGGCCAGAGCTTTGTCGCGGGAACCAGCGGCCAAATCCTGGCCAAAGCCAGCGCGGATCGGGAGGAAAATTTATTGGTCACGGTGGATCTTGCACAGGTCGAGTTGACCCGCACGCACTGGCCGTTTATGCGCGATCGGCGCATTGACGCCTATGAGCCGTTGACCCGCCGCTGGCTGGATTAG
- a CDS encoding energy transducer TonB, with protein MPVRPDGILKPNNRTNIADSGHKTPKVNTTMITRPPKPGPPTTTRTQVADAGHTRDDRKDAFNRVLGDLKNNIGGLRSSEPFTFDSGSGIGGNYLQVVLGIYDEAWNPPSEIDDDNLIATVRVKVARSGRVISASITKRSGNTLMDRSVQQAIEAVQEIKPFPSNSKDIEKNFKIDFNLKAKRASA; from the coding sequence GTGCCAGTGCGTCCAGATGGCATTTTGAAGCCCAACAATCGAACCAATATTGCGGATAGTGGCCATAAGACCCCCAAGGTCAATACCACCATGATCACTCGTCCGCCTAAGCCTGGCCCCCCAACTACCACCCGTACCCAAGTGGCGGATGCCGGACATACCCGGGATGATCGCAAAGATGCGTTTAACCGGGTACTTGGTGATCTCAAGAACAACATTGGCGGATTGCGCAGCAGCGAGCCGTTCACCTTTGACTCCGGCAGCGGCATCGGAGGGAACTACTTGCAAGTAGTGCTGGGCATTTATGATGAGGCGTGGAACCCGCCCAGCGAAATTGACGATGATAATTTAATCGCCACGGTCCGCGTGAAAGTGGCGCGCTCTGGACGGGTAATCTCCGCCTCCATCACCAAACGTTCGGGCAATACGCTGATGGATCGTTCCGTGCAGCAGGCCATCGAGGCCGTGCAGGAAATCAAACCTTTCCCGTCCAATTCCAAGGATATCGAGAAAAACTTTAAAATTGATTTCAACCTCAAGGCAAAGCGAGCATCGGCATGA
- the fmt gene encoding methionyl-tRNA formyltransferase, with protein MSLPSIPPPEEHPLRIVFMGTAPLAATSLCELTRHPQFNLAGVVTQPDRPKGRDLRPQPSAVKTLARELNLPVLQPERARNEAFIQQLRELTPDLIVVAAYGQILPPAILNLPKHGCLNVHASLLPRWRGAAPIQWAILAGDPETGVTLMKMDAGLDTGEMLATERTGIAPEDNAQTLHDRLAQIGAGLLVRTIPDYVAGNLALNQQPVAGVTYARKITKEDGRIDWQQPARDIWNRLRAFTPWPGLYSTLPEEAGSKLVKIWEVELAEVGGPMPGQIISADKTGILVACGSQSLRVKVLQREGGRRLGAQDFLAGHPLKSGVNFE; from the coding sequence GTGAGTTTGCCGTCCATCCCCCCACCGGAGGAGCATCCGTTGCGGATTGTTTTCATGGGCACTGCCCCCTTGGCGGCAACCAGCCTGTGTGAGTTGACGAGGCATCCCCAGTTTAATCTGGCGGGGGTCGTCACTCAGCCAGATCGCCCCAAAGGTCGGGATTTGCGGCCACAACCTTCGGCGGTAAAAACTTTGGCGCGAGAACTTAACCTGCCCGTGTTGCAGCCGGAACGCGCCAGGAATGAGGCGTTCATCCAACAATTGCGGGAACTTACCCCGGACCTGATTGTGGTGGCTGCTTACGGCCAGATTTTGCCGCCCGCCATTTTGAATTTGCCCAAACATGGTTGCTTAAATGTTCACGCTTCCCTGTTACCCCGCTGGCGCGGGGCCGCCCCCATCCAATGGGCCATTCTAGCTGGCGACCCTGAGACGGGCGTGACCCTCATGAAAATGGATGCGGGTTTGGATACCGGAGAGATGCTGGCCACCGAGCGAACTGGTATTGCCCCAGAGGATAACGCGCAAACATTGCATGATCGGTTGGCGCAAATCGGGGCTGGATTGTTAGTGCGTACGATTCCGGATTATGTCGCCGGCAACTTGGCTTTGAACCAACAACCGGTTGCAGGGGTGACCTACGCCCGAAAGATCACCAAGGAGGACGGCCGGATTGATTGGCAACAGCCCGCCCGGGATATTTGGAACCGACTCCGAGCCTTCACGCCTTGGCCAGGGCTTTACAGCACTTTACCGGAGGAAGCGGGATCGAAATTGGTTAAAATCTGGGAAGTGGAGCTAGCGGAAGTTGGTGGTCCCATGCCTGGCCAGATCATCAGCGCAGATAAAACTGGTATCTTGGTTGCTTGTGGATCACAAAGCCTGCGGGTCAAGGTGCTTCAACGCGAGGGCGGACGGCGGCTTGGCGCGCAGGATTTTTTAGCTGGCCACCCTTTGAAATCGGGCGTCAATTTTGAATAA
- a CDS encoding biopolymer transporter ExbD, producing MTLSEINITPLLDLAFVLLIIFIITTPLLERSIRLNLPAGGRNEQQKPTKNDIRTLEIAPNGQYRLRGQTMPLQQIETELAQAYRANPNLIIYIRADENGPYKHVASVLDMCERRGITRLSLRTQPDRH from the coding sequence GTGACGCTCAGCGAGATCAACATCACGCCGCTGTTGGATCTGGCGTTTGTGCTGTTGATCATTTTCATCATCACCACGCCGCTGCTCGAGCGCAGCATTCGCCTCAACCTGCCGGCGGGCGGCCGCAACGAGCAGCAGAAACCGACGAAGAACGACATCCGCACCCTGGAAATCGCGCCGAATGGCCAATACCGTCTGCGTGGGCAAACCATGCCGCTCCAGCAAATCGAGACGGAACTGGCCCAGGCGTACCGGGCAAATCCTAATTTAATCATCTACATCCGCGCGGATGAGAATGGGCCGTACAAGCACGTGGCCTCCGTCCTGGACATGTGCGAGCGGCGGGGAATCACCCGCCTGTCGCTGCGCACCCAACCGGACCGGCATTGA
- a CDS encoding serine/threonine-protein kinase encodes MPLNWQHTARVASLFTIQSEFRYEIVRKIFEGGMGIVYEAEQHGARSFVKRVAIKVIRQNYAKQKSFIENFVGEAKLVADLIHTNIVQTYHLGESAGVYFIAMELIRGVNLEQFTNQLRDKERKLPVELAVFIVSRIARGLAYAHAKTDREGHPLGLVHRDVSLKNIMIAFEGDVKLTDFGIAKARGFLADNEGEVIAGKADYMSPEQADFQITDKRSDLFSAGVVLASLLLGHNIFKADSAEESRQRILTMPIPDFCTLDARVDARLNEILQKSLARDLAQRYPTGDELLFNLEHYIYHSGYGPTNETLGRYIRDLFGQHVSREDETKGHTLVVDRFGTDQLD; translated from the coding sequence TTGCCGCTGAACTGGCAGCACACTGCGCGCGTGGCCTCGTTATTCACCATACAAAGCGAGTTCCGCTACGAAATTGTCCGAAAAATTTTCGAAGGCGGGATGGGCATCGTCTATGAGGCGGAGCAGCATGGCGCACGCAGTTTTGTCAAACGCGTGGCCATCAAGGTTATTCGCCAGAATTACGCCAAGCAGAAGTCATTCATCGAGAATTTCGTGGGCGAGGCCAAACTGGTGGCGGACCTGATTCATACCAACATTGTTCAGACGTACCACTTGGGCGAGTCAGCGGGGGTGTATTTCATTGCCATGGAGTTGATCCGGGGCGTGAACCTGGAGCAATTCACCAACCAATTGCGGGATAAGGAACGCAAGCTTCCGGTGGAACTGGCGGTGTTTATCGTCAGCCGGATCGCTCGCGGGTTGGCGTATGCGCACGCCAAAACGGACCGGGAGGGTCATCCGCTGGGATTGGTCCACCGTGATGTGAGTCTGAAGAATATTATGATCGCGTTTGAGGGCGACGTGAAACTAACGGATTTTGGCATCGCCAAAGCGCGTGGTTTTTTGGCGGATAACGAAGGTGAAGTCATTGCCGGCAAGGCGGATTACATGAGCCCGGAACAGGCTGATTTTCAAATCACGGATAAACGGTCCGATCTCTTTTCCGCCGGTGTCGTCCTCGCCAGCCTGCTGCTTGGCCACAACATTTTCAAGGCTGACTCCGCCGAAGAATCCCGCCAACGTATTCTGACCATGCCGATCCCGGATTTTTGCACTTTGGACGCCCGGGTAGATGCCCGGCTGAATGAGATTTTGCAGAAATCCCTGGCGCGGGATTTGGCGCAGCGCTATCCCACGGGCGATGAATTGTTGTTTAACTTGGAACACTATATCTACCATTCCGGGTATGGTCCAACCAATGAAACCTTGGGCCGTTATATTCGTGACTTGTTTGGCCAGCACGTGTCGCGCGAAGACGAAACCAAAGGCCACACGCTGGTCGTGGACCGTTTTGGTACTGATCAACTGGATTAA
- a CDS encoding sugar phosphate isomerase/epimerase — MRIGINTFLFTFPFTNESVSWFKTFKKWGFETVEIAVDDPANLDFAMIKAELDKAGLKCGTLCGCFGPDRDLRGTPEQQKISLEYMMKCIDVMGVLDCPRFIGPVYSAVGRIGGAEPAEYKQQWKLVVKNLKTICKYAEKKGKVICMEPLNRFETDFINTVDQALQMVKDVGSPALKLHLDTFHMNIEEKCQGEAIRKAGKHLGHIHACGSDRGTPGNDHICWDCIAKALKAVKYDGDVVIESFTKDVKIIAKAAAIWRQIEPSREEIATKGCKFLKKVLK, encoded by the coding sequence ATGAGAATCGGCATTAATACCTTTTTATTTACGTTTCCGTTCACCAACGAAAGCGTTTCCTGGTTCAAGACCTTTAAGAAGTGGGGCTTTGAAACCGTGGAGATCGCGGTGGACGATCCGGCCAACCTGGACTTCGCGATGATCAAGGCGGAATTGGATAAAGCCGGGCTGAAGTGCGGCACGCTGTGCGGCTGTTTTGGCCCGGATCGCGATTTGCGCGGCACGCCGGAGCAGCAGAAGATTTCCCTGGAATACATGATGAAGTGCATTGACGTCATGGGCGTGCTCGATTGCCCGCGCTTCATCGGGCCGGTGTATTCCGCCGTGGGCCGCATCGGGGGCGCGGAACCCGCCGAATACAAGCAGCAATGGAAACTGGTGGTGAAGAACCTGAAGACCATCTGCAAATACGCTGAGAAAAAGGGCAAGGTCATTTGCATGGAACCGCTGAACCGGTTCGAGACCGACTTCATCAACACCGTGGATCAGGCGTTGCAGATGGTGAAGGATGTCGGCAGCCCGGCGCTCAAGTTGCACCTCGATACCTTCCACATGAACATCGAGGAGAAATGCCAGGGCGAAGCCATCCGCAAGGCGGGCAAACACCTCGGCCACATCCACGCCTGCGGCAGTGACCGCGGCACCCCGGGCAACGACCATATCTGCTGGGATTGCATCGCCAAGGCCCTCAAGGCGGTCAAATACGATGGCGACGTGGTTATTGAATCTTTCACCAAGGATGTCAAGATCATCGCCAAGGCCGCCGCCATCTGGCGCCAGATCGAGCCCAGCCGCGAGGAAATCGCCACCAAAGGCTGTAAGTTCCTTAAGAAGGTGCTGAAATAG
- a CDS encoding exopolysaccharide biosynthesis polyprenyl glycosylphosphotransferase has translation MLVTQRMRGLFSLFTIFQVGLAGTLFWLHYWVISEFYRDIPLPDRYTGYFILAMGGLLMEALLRYFNETRILHLAFAQAHRIAIRQAITVGALGIIFLVAKKEFAISRLFLSTYVVLVYVVQVWACVFIPPLLARWAFRKSAQENTLLMGSPRRLEALHSWLELKRTLGINPVGLLTTQLDSQASLVPVLGKPEDLEQVVRKHKVTQLILLEFPAMTEALRTIMGLCENLGIRLVVVSDLEEKFHHPIIYKNDDGVALLGVRDEVLENPLNRVLKRAFDLAMALPVVVLVLPPVCVLVWFLHRLHSPGPLFYRQTRAGLMNHTFSIWKFRTMHVDNPSEGRQASAGDARVFPSGRWLRKFSVDELPQFLNAIDGSMSVVGPRPHLPEHNEQFASALSNYHIRAFIKPGITGLAQVRGFRGETKTEEQIRRRILSDIDYLENWSLAMDLNIVLRTTWQMFRPPPSAY, from the coding sequence ATGTTAGTGACACAACGAATGCGTGGATTGTTCAGCCTATTCACCATCTTTCAGGTGGGATTGGCGGGGACTCTTTTTTGGCTGCATTACTGGGTGATCAGTGAGTTTTATCGCGATATACCGTTGCCGGATCGCTATACCGGGTATTTTATACTGGCGATGGGTGGTTTGCTGATGGAGGCCCTACTGCGGTATTTTAATGAAACGCGCATCCTCCACCTGGCGTTCGCACAGGCACATCGCATCGCCATTCGTCAGGCCATCACGGTAGGGGCATTGGGGATCATCTTTCTGGTCGCCAAAAAGGAATTCGCCATCTCCCGTTTGTTCCTGTCCACATACGTCGTGTTAGTGTATGTCGTCCAAGTATGGGCTTGCGTTTTCATACCGCCTTTGCTGGCACGTTGGGCGTTTCGGAAATCCGCGCAGGAAAACACCTTGTTGATGGGTTCGCCGCGCCGGTTGGAGGCCCTCCATTCATGGTTGGAACTAAAGCGCACTTTGGGGATCAATCCCGTTGGTTTACTCACCACTCAATTGGATTCCCAGGCATCGCTGGTACCGGTGCTCGGCAAACCGGAGGATTTGGAGCAAGTGGTTCGGAAACATAAAGTCACCCAGTTGATCCTGCTCGAATTTCCCGCGATGACCGAGGCACTACGCACGATTATGGGCTTATGTGAAAACTTGGGAATCCGACTGGTGGTAGTGAGCGATCTGGAGGAAAAATTTCATCACCCAATCATCTACAAGAATGACGATGGGGTGGCGTTGTTGGGGGTGCGTGATGAAGTTTTGGAAAATCCATTAAACCGGGTGTTAAAGCGTGCATTTGATCTGGCGATGGCATTGCCAGTGGTGGTGCTGGTGCTGCCGCCAGTCTGTGTTTTGGTCTGGTTCCTGCACCGGTTGCATTCACCCGGTCCGTTGTTTTACCGGCAAACCCGCGCCGGGTTGATGAATCACACCTTCAGCATCTGGAAATTCCGCACGATGCATGTGGATAATCCCAGTGAGGGCAGGCAGGCAAGCGCAGGCGATGCGCGGGTGTTTCCCTCAGGCCGTTGGTTGCGCAAATTCAGTGTGGATGAATTGCCCCAGTTTCTCAATGCGATAGATGGCTCCATGAGTGTCGTGGGGCCGCGCCCGCATTTGCCGGAACACAACGAACAGTTTGCCAGCGCCTTGAGCAATTATCATATTCGCGCGTTTATTAAACCGGGCATCACCGGACTGGCGCAGGTACGCGGGTTCCGCGGCGAAACCAAAACGGAGGAACAAATCCGCCGACGAATACTATCTGATATTGACTACCTGGAAAATTGGTCGCTGGCCATGGATTTGAACATTGTTTTGCGGACCACTTGGCAGATGTTTCGCCCCCCTCCCTCGGCGTATTGA
- a CDS encoding IS4 family transposase, which translates to MFTPWGALTPRRGGGASKCFIARSSGCQIETRQLGHADRIEACLAVDLVVAWRIYHLAKLGRETPDVPCTVYFEELEWQALVGFIRKDPVPPAQPPTLREALRMVAGLGGFLGRKGDGEPGTKTLWLGLQRLDDIAQDWQVFSQMFKPAASSNRTYG; encoded by the coding sequence TTGTTTACCCCGTGGGGCGCGTTGACGCCCCGTAGGGGCGGTGGGGCATCGAAGTGTTTCATCGCACGCTCAAGCGGCTGTCAGATCGAAACGCGCCAACTGGGACACGCCGACCGCATTGAAGCCTGTCTGGCGGTTGACTTGGTGGTGGCGTGGCGGATCTATCACCTGGCCAAGCTGGGGCGGGAAACGCCCGACGTACCCTGCACGGTGTATTTTGAAGAGCTCGAGTGGCAGGCGCTGGTGGGATTTATCCGCAAAGATCCGGTGCCGCCAGCGCAGCCGCCGACGCTGCGGGAGGCCCTGCGGATGGTGGCGGGACTGGGCGGCTTCCTGGGCCGCAAAGGCGATGGCGAGCCGGGGACTAAAACGCTGTGGCTGGGCCTGCAGCGCTTAGATGACATCGCTCAGGACTGGCAGGTCTTCTCGCAGATGTTCAAACCGGCGGCGTCCAGCAACAGGACTTATGGGTAA
- a CDS encoding MFS transporter — protein MKQPSLTVIFFTVFIDLVGFGMVVPLLPVYGSKFGANGLMIGLIMASYSLMQFIFAPLWGRLSDRIGRRPVLLASTAVASVSYAIFGLGSEMTGSLALGLLLASRSLAGICGANISVAQAYIADISTPEDRSKKMGMIGMAFGLGFIFGPAIGAVSLKYLDHAGPGWVACCLCALNFIMAWFILPESLKPSHENAPQRPRVAQWLHTMRHPQIGLLIAVFFMANFAFTCYETTLGLLVGKNFHLDVETAEYAQTIAILFAYSGFIGALVQGGTIGRMVKRFGEPRVIAFSLLLVTLSMAPLPFVTGNSMLTMKTLFSGNGFSWWMLLLLLGLLAIGAGMTRPPLFGLLSILTPANEQGATLGVAQSMGSLARIIGPILAGLMFQKHTALPYVSAALLSLVTGIITWIWLTRQVEKRAIPDRAPGDTVP, from the coding sequence ATGAAACAGCCGAGTTTAACGGTCATATTTTTCACGGTCTTTATTGACCTGGTGGGGTTTGGCATGGTGGTGCCGCTGTTGCCGGTTTACGGCAGCAAGTTCGGCGCCAACGGCCTGATGATTGGCCTGATCATGGCCAGCTATTCGCTGATGCAATTCATCTTCGCCCCCCTCTGGGGTCGACTTTCGGATCGGATCGGGCGTCGGCCAGTGCTCCTGGCCAGTACGGCGGTGGCCAGCGTCTCCTACGCAATTTTTGGGCTGGGTTCAGAGATGACCGGGTCGTTGGCATTGGGGTTGTTGCTGGCCTCCCGTTCGCTGGCGGGAATATGCGGCGCGAACATTTCAGTCGCCCAAGCTTACATTGCGGATATCAGCACGCCTGAGGATCGCTCAAAAAAAATGGGCATGATTGGCATGGCGTTTGGTCTGGGTTTTATTTTCGGGCCCGCCATTGGGGCGGTGAGTTTAAAATATCTGGATCACGCCGGACCGGGTTGGGTGGCGTGCTGCCTTTGCGCCCTGAACTTTATCATGGCCTGGTTCATTCTGCCGGAAAGTTTGAAGCCGTCCCATGAAAATGCGCCCCAGCGGCCGCGTGTCGCCCAATGGTTGCATACGATGCGTCACCCGCAAATCGGTCTGCTGATTGCGGTATTTTTCATGGCTAATTTTGCATTCACGTGCTACGAGACCACGCTCGGGTTGCTGGTGGGTAAAAACTTTCATCTTGATGTTGAGACGGCGGAATACGCCCAAACCATCGCCATTTTATTCGCGTACAGCGGATTTATCGGAGCCTTGGTGCAGGGGGGGACCATTGGCCGGATGGTAAAACGGTTTGGCGAACCCCGGGTGATTGCGTTCAGTTTGCTGCTGGTCACCCTGAGCATGGCTCCCTTGCCGTTTGTCACAGGTAACTCCATGCTGACCATGAAGACCTTGTTTAGTGGTAACGGATTCAGTTGGTGGATGCTGTTGTTGCTGCTTGGCCTCCTGGCGATTGGCGCGGGCATGACACGCCCACCGCTATTTGGGTTACTCTCCATTTTGACGCCGGCGAACGAACAAGGCGCCACCTTGGGTGTCGCGCAAAGCATGGGCAGCCTGGCGCGAATCATCGGCCCGATACTGGCAGGATTGATGTTTCAAAAACACACTGCGCTTCCCTATGTTTCCGCCGCGTTGCTGAGTCTGGTCACCGGCATTATTACTTGGATTTGGCTGACGCGACAGGTAGAGAAACGAGCCATTCCCGATCGTGCTCCCGGAGACACTGTGCCATAA
- a CDS encoding DNA/RNA non-specific endonuclease, producing MHPARHISSPSGRVSITTIVLVVLLLVCGGVAVYFGCWWADNRNRLQPPTPIQVSAKLPGQSQSQPSPTTVPVEKWLDYAGLPRPVGYPNAITVLTNIGYLSGYDSVRKNPAWVCYHLFQVTTGTAHPRPAHFFSDPRTGDTVLPEMYSGSGYDRGHMAPNHAIAVCYGAAAQNETFLMSNIVPQTPALNRHVWERMEELEYKQYLLRFHHVWIVTGPVYGAETRRLRNGPVVPTACYKIMLNEAGGSPQAQAFIVPQTVSGTEPVAQFVVSVAQVQQTTGLEFFWQLDEPVKTSLRQRMPKNVW from the coding sequence ATGCATCCGGCCCGACATATCTCATCGCCCTCCGGCAGGGTCTCCATCACGACCATTGTGCTCGTGGTGTTGCTGCTGGTTTGTGGTGGCGTGGCGGTCTATTTCGGCTGCTGGTGGGCGGATAATCGCAACCGGCTCCAGCCGCCAACTCCGATTCAGGTCAGCGCCAAACTGCCGGGCCAATCCCAATCCCAACCCAGTCCAACCACCGTTCCCGTGGAAAAGTGGCTGGATTACGCGGGGCTTCCCCGCCCTGTCGGCTATCCCAATGCCATCACGGTGCTCACCAATATCGGTTATCTGTCCGGGTACGATTCCGTGCGAAAAAACCCCGCGTGGGTCTGTTATCACCTATTTCAAGTCACCACTGGCACTGCGCACCCCCGGCCGGCGCATTTTTTCAGCGACCCGCGCACCGGCGATACCGTGCTCCCGGAAATGTACTCCGGCAGCGGCTATGACCGGGGACACATGGCCCCCAACCACGCCATCGCGGTCTGCTATGGCGCGGCCGCCCAGAATGAAACCTTCCTGATGTCCAATATCGTTCCCCAGACCCCGGCGTTGAACCGTCATGTCTGGGAACGGATGGAGGAGCTGGAGTACAAACAGTACCTGTTGCGTTTTCATCATGTCTGGATCGTCACCGGCCCTGTTTATGGCGCGGAAACCCGCCGCCTGCGCAACGGGCCGGTCGTACCCACGGCCTGCTATAAAATCATGCTGAACGAGGCGGGTGGCAGCCCGCAGGCACAGGCGTTTATTGTTCCGCAAACAGTCTCCGGTACGGAGCCCGTCGCCCAGTTCGTCGTCAGTGTGGCTCAGGTGCAACAGACCACCGGCCTGGAATTCTTCTGGCAGCTTGACGAACCGGTGAAGACATCGCTCCGACAGCGGATGCCAAAAAATGTTTGGTGA